The nucleotide sequence CCTCGCACACCGCCGCCACCGCCGCGGACACCGCCTGAGCGCCGCGGCCCTCACCCGGCTGGCACGCCTGCTGACCGGCATGGAGATCCACGCCGGGGCCCGTATCGGCCGGCGCGCCTTCATCGACCACGGATTCGGCGTGGTCATCGGCGAAACAGCCGTCATCGGCGACGACGTGACCCTCTACCACGGCGTCACCCTCGGCTCGAGAGGCTGGCAGCACGACAGCACCCCCGGCCGCCGCCACCCGGTCATCGGCGACCGGGTCCTGATCGGAACCGGCGCGTCCGTCCTGGGACCGGTCACCATCGGCGACGGCTGCCGGATCCCGGCCCACCGCCTCGTCGTACGCAACCTGCCCGCCCCGCCCGCCCCCCACGACACCACCCCCCGCCCCACCCCACCCGGCCGCACCCACCACCACCCGCACACCCGCCCGGCCCCAGGACACCCCACCCGCGAACCCGCCGGAGAAAAACACTGAACCGACCGGACAGAACACCCCACAACAACCCGCCCCCGCACCGGCCTCACAGCGAACCTCCGCTGCTACACGGCAACACCAACACCTCCACATGCAAGAGGACCAGCGCCCCCATCCGCCCAGGACGGCGGAGCGGAGAACCCAGGAACCGAAGAACGAGACCCCCGGAAACCGATACCGCAGGCGAGAGCGGGGCGAAGGCGGGAGGGGGAGGGCGGGGGCACTGCGCAAGAAACTCCACTTCCCGGGGCCGGTCGGTCCGTGTCTGCCGGGCGTGTCAGCGTGTCCGGTCCGCGGCCTGGGCGGTGCCGGTGGCCCGGCCCTCGCCACGGGCGCTTGCGGGGTCCTGGGCCCCGGCAGTGCGCGCGGCGCCGGCGCGGTGTCCCTGCGCCGTGAGCCGCCCGAGCGCCGACGCGGAGGCCAGCCGTGGCAGCAGGAGCTGCCAGAACCGGGTGAGGGTCCGGCACGAGAGCCATACGGGATCCCGCGCTCCCAGCACCTCCAGGCCCGAGGTCGCCGCCACGAGGGTGATCACCGCGTCCTCCGGTGTCACCGTCTCGTGCAGGGCCCCTTGCGCACCGGCACGCCGCAGCGTTTCCTCGACCCACTGACGCCACTGGTGCCTCAGGTCCCGCTTGGCCACATAGACATGATCACCGCTCAGCTCGAACCCGGTCCGCAGGACCACATCGTCGTGGAGCCCGCGCGCCAGGTCGTGGGTGGCGTCCACCAGCAGCTGCAGGGCGCCTGCCGCCTCCTCCTCCCGCAGGGTGATCCGGCCGAGCCGGTGCGCGGCCGCGTCCTCCACAGCGCCCGCCAGGGCGGCCTTGGTGGCGAAGTGGAAGTGCAGCGCCCCGTTGCTCACACCGGCCTGACTGCTGATCACGGTGAGCGACGCCACGCTGAAACCGTCCCGGTCGAAGACCACGGCGGCAGACTTGATCAGTGCCTCGCGCGTGCGCAGCGCGCGTTCCTGTTTGACCATCGGGGTGCTCCGTTGTCGCGGAAAAAGGGGTGGCCGTTCCCGCCGGCGGACAGAGCGGCGTACTCGGTGCGCGCCACGGCCAGGGAACGGATGAGAACCTCACGGATCCCGGCAAGGACCGGCGACGGAACCGGTGACGGGACTGGTGAGGGAACCGGTGACGGAACCGGTGAGGGGGGTGCGCACGTGATGGCGTCGCCGGCCGGGCGGGCCGCCGGCTCTGCCCCGGCGGCCCGCACCCGGCCCGCCCGTCCGCCCCGGGCCCGGGGCGGACGGGCGGGCGAAGAACGCGCAGCCGCGCCCCGCGCCCCGCGCCGGCCGGCGCGGGCTGCGCCGCCGCCGGTGGTGGGTTCGCCGGTGCCATGCCAGGCCCCCTCCCGGTAGAAGGCCGAGGAGGTCCCGTCCAGGCCCACAACCCCCATCATAACAAACCGCATATGCGGTCTCTATGTGGTCGGTGAAAGGGTCCCGGGAGGCCCCCGGCCGGGGAGGCGCCGGCGGCCGGGCGCCGCACCGGCATCCGGGGAGCCGCCGCCCGCACACCCCCGCCGCCGGCCCCCTCGCGGACACGCCCGCCCGGCGCACGGGCGGGCGGCGGGATGCACCGCGGGCCACAGCGGGCGGTGCGCCCGGGGACCCGCCCGCCCGCCGCCGCTCCCCGCCCGCACCGCGCTCACGAGGGCGTTCAGGGCCCCGCCGCCCCGCAGCGGACCCCGCGCACCCCCTCTTTCACGCCCGCGCGGCCGGCAGGCGCCCCCGCGCCCCGAGCCGGGCCATACCCGCAGGCCGGACAGGGCCGCGCGGGCCGGGCGAAGACCGGCAAGGGATCTGGAGCAGCCCCCTCCAGATCCCGCCCGTCCGGACTGAGCGATACCGCTAGAAATTAAACCGGTTGGT is from Streptomyces sp. NBC_01314 and encodes:
- the epsC gene encoding serine O-acetyltransferase EpsC, with the translated sequence MSRPASLTTPTLLKLIREDLQAVLERDPSCSGRREAVLHAGWQGLALHRLAHRRHRRGHRLSAAALTRLARLLTGMEIHAGARIGRRAFIDHGFGVVIGETAVIGDDVTLYHGVTLGSRGWQHDSTPGRRHPVIGDRVLIGTGASVLGPVTIGDGCRIPAHRLVVRNLPAPPAPHDTTPRPTPPGRTHHHPHTRPAPGHPTREPAGEKH
- a CDS encoding ScbR family autoregulator-binding transcription factor, which produces MVKQERALRTREALIKSAAVVFDRDGFSVASLTVISSQAGVSNGALHFHFATKAALAGAVEDAAAHRLGRITLREEEAAGALQLLVDATHDLARGLHDDVVLRTGFELSGDHVYVAKRDLRHQWRQWVEETLRRAGAQGALHETVTPEDAVITLVAATSGLEVLGARDPVWLSCRTLTRFWQLLLPRLASASALGRLTAQGHRAGAARTAGAQDPASARGEGRATGTAQAADRTR